From a region of the Marinomonas mediterranea MMB-1 genome:
- a CDS encoding 2OG-Fe(II) oxygenase family protein — protein MKLEAIDYQSPNAAEEFVTSLRETGFGVLKNHPIRKELVSSIYDNWQSFYNSADKENYRYNVGTQDGYFPPDVSETAKGHSKKDIKEYFHYYPWGQCPKEHKDELAQYYSEANTLAEELLKWVEQYTPTDIAQHYSQSLSSMIENSDQTLLRVLHYPPLKGDEELGAIRAGAHEDINLLTILPSANEPGLQVKAKDGSWMDVPCDFGTLIVNIGDMLQEASAGYFPSTSHRVINPEGADKTKSRISLPLFLHPKPEVVLSKRHTAGSYLHERLVELGVI, from the coding sequence ATGAAATTAGAAGCGATCGATTATCAAAGCCCCAACGCCGCAGAAGAGTTTGTAACGTCACTGAGAGAAACAGGATTTGGCGTCCTTAAAAATCACCCTATCCGAAAAGAGCTTGTCTCTTCCATATACGATAATTGGCAATCTTTTTACAACAGCGCGGACAAAGAAAACTACCGTTATAATGTTGGGACACAGGATGGATACTTTCCACCTGATGTCTCTGAAACCGCTAAAGGTCATTCTAAAAAAGACATTAAAGAGTATTTCCATTACTACCCTTGGGGGCAGTGTCCGAAAGAACATAAAGACGAATTAGCGCAATACTACTCAGAAGCCAATACCCTAGCGGAAGAATTACTAAAATGGGTAGAACAGTATACGCCTACAGACATCGCACAACATTATTCCCAATCCCTGTCGAGCATGATTGAAAACAGTGATCAAACCCTACTGCGTGTGCTGCACTATCCACCACTTAAAGGTGACGAAGAACTGGGTGCGATTCGAGCAGGAGCACATGAAGACATAAACTTACTGACTATCTTACCCTCAGCAAACGAGCCAGGGCTGCAGGTAAAAGCGAAAGATGGTAGTTGGATGGATGTTCCGTGTGACTTCGGCACGTTAATCGTTAACATCGGAGACATGCTACAAGAAGCGTCTGCCGGCTATTTCCCATCTACCTCCCACCGCGTTATCAACCCAGAAGGTGCAGACAAAACGAAATCTCGTATTTCTTTGCCTCTGTTCCTTCACCCAAAACCAGAAGTCGTTCTTTCCAAGCGCCATACAGCGGGTAGCTACTTACACGAACGATTAGTGGAGCTTGGGGTCATTTGA
- a CDS encoding branched-chain amino acid ABC transporter permease, which translates to MINKQSMTVESWDAKGRLTFKVAALIVVCLALLPFYADGQIIDKVTMLMIYIVLAMMWNLLAGFAGLVSVGQQAFFGLGAYFAIRLVMADMNPYGAFIIGSLAVAVIAYLISFFVLNLKGGEFAIAMWVIAEVIRIFVMFDPIIQGETGTSLLAMNAYEPELRRSLNFWFSLSVFVVFSGGVLVLLKSRLGAAAQAIRDDEEAARSVGIKVESTKRIIFVIAAVGCAFAGCIWLSTAITFQPRTNFGVQWTVFMLFMVLVGGLGTFEGPIIGAILFFILQEVFGDFGAWYLAGLGAVAVLFALYLPKGICGELQARKGVSLIQTGVKLVRRSKP; encoded by the coding sequence ATGATAAATAAACAATCAATGACGGTGGAGTCATGGGACGCAAAAGGCAGACTGACGTTTAAAGTGGCTGCGCTCATTGTTGTGTGTCTTGCGTTGTTACCTTTTTATGCTGACGGTCAGATTATCGATAAAGTCACTATGTTGATGATTTATATCGTTCTTGCCATGATGTGGAACCTTTTGGCGGGCTTCGCTGGGTTAGTTTCAGTTGGTCAACAAGCTTTCTTTGGTCTAGGCGCGTACTTTGCTATTCGCCTTGTTATGGCTGATATGAACCCCTATGGCGCGTTTATTATAGGATCGTTAGCTGTTGCTGTTATCGCTTATCTCATATCCTTTTTCGTTTTAAACCTGAAAGGCGGTGAGTTCGCGATTGCTATGTGGGTCATCGCTGAGGTTATTCGTATCTTTGTGATGTTTGACCCGATTATTCAGGGAGAAACAGGTACTTCTTTATTGGCTATGAATGCCTATGAACCAGAGCTTCGGCGTAGTTTGAATTTTTGGTTTAGCTTGAGTGTATTTGTGGTGTTTTCTGGAGGCGTGTTGGTGTTATTAAAAAGCCGCCTTGGTGCGGCGGCTCAGGCAATCAGGGACGATGAGGAAGCGGCGCGATCTGTCGGGATTAAAGTTGAATCTACCAAGCGGATTATCTTTGTGATTGCTGCGGTAGGATGTGCTTTTGCAGGTTGTATTTGGCTTTCTACAGCGATCACGTTTCAGCCTCGTACCAATTTTGGTGTTCAATGGACTGTCTTTATGCTATTTATGGTATTGGTTGGCGGCTTAGGGACGTTTGAAGGGCCTATTATTGGCGCGATTTTGTTCTTTATACTCCAAGAAGTGTTTGGTGATTTTGGTGCTTGGTATTTGGCTGGACTGGGGGCCGTAGCAGTCCTATTCGCTTTGTACTTACCGAAAGGCATTTGCGGGGAGTTGCAAGCGCGTAAAGGTGTCTCTCTGATTCAAACTGGTGTGAAATTGGTTCGTCGAAGTAAACCGTAA
- a CDS encoding branched-chain amino acid ABC transporter permease, with protein sequence MLDALLQGTLLGGYYAILAAGLSLMFGVARFINLAHGDNAILGAFIVLLGVEYFNMSPWFAMIGAIPIMYVLGWLTQKYVFDRTQRGGFLLPLLTTFGLAAVIQNGLFAGFGSDIRSLADYIGDLSWDSWDLTDEISVGKLPVIVFVIAVVTLVGLQIVLSLSRFGRAVRATALDPEAAQLCGIDSAEVYRKITGIAFVLSAIAGVMLAMRASIAPYSGPAQLIFAFEAVVIGGIGSLWGTLLGGIALGVAQSVGAFFDPQWFQLAGHSLFLLVLGVRFLNQKALHVGGWRAYLSSFSSDKRTAEKNITPVKERGASQ encoded by the coding sequence ATGCTTGATGCTCTATTGCAAGGAACCTTGTTAGGTGGGTATTACGCCATTCTGGCAGCTGGGCTTTCTCTTATGTTTGGTGTGGCGCGTTTTATTAACCTTGCACACGGAGATAATGCAATTCTTGGTGCGTTTATCGTGCTCTTGGGAGTTGAGTATTTCAATATGTCGCCTTGGTTTGCAATGATAGGCGCTATTCCAATCATGTATGTACTGGGCTGGTTAACACAGAAATACGTGTTTGATCGGACTCAAAGGGGCGGTTTTCTTCTGCCACTTTTGACGACTTTTGGTCTGGCTGCGGTTATTCAAAATGGATTGTTTGCAGGTTTCGGTTCGGATATTCGTTCTCTTGCTGATTATATTGGCGACCTTTCTTGGGACAGTTGGGATTTGACCGACGAAATTAGTGTCGGGAAACTGCCTGTTATCGTATTTGTTATTGCTGTCGTGACTCTGGTGGGATTGCAGATCGTATTGAGCTTGTCTAGGTTTGGTCGAGCGGTTCGCGCAACCGCGTTAGACCCTGAAGCGGCTCAACTATGTGGCATTGACTCGGCAGAGGTGTATCGAAAAATTACAGGCATCGCATTTGTTTTGTCTGCAATTGCCGGGGTAATGCTCGCTATGCGCGCTTCTATTGCGCCTTATTCAGGTCCGGCTCAGCTTATTTTTGCATTTGAGGCGGTTGTTATTGGCGGTATCGGCTCACTATGGGGAACCTTGTTAGGAGGCATTGCACTTGGTGTGGCACAAAGTGTCGGTGCGTTCTTCGATCCTCAATGGTTTCAGTTAGCAGGGCATTCTCTTTTTCTCCTTGTATTAGGTGTTCGATTCTTAAATCAAAAAGCGCTTCATGTCGGTGGCTGGAGAGCATATCTATCTTCTTTCTCTTCTGACAAACGTACCGCTGAGAAAAACATAACGCCTGTAAAAGAGCGAGGGGCTTCACAATGA
- a CDS encoding ABC transporter ATP-binding protein gives MSMLSIENLVANHGLLNAVKGVSFSVEKGDVLSIVGSNGAGKTTLFRAISGVHPIVSGSVLLDGDAIDNVSANRRVEKGLVMVPEGRRLFSDMTVKENLMVAAEHGRKGDWVLDKVVDALPGLKSIVNKRAGGLSGGQRQSVAIGRALMSNPTILLIDEVSLGLSPIAIGELYESLDHLKQKLDVTFIIVEQDLNRAITFSDHTICMLEGSIELEGKSSTLDKKDIYAAYFGVEEGADA, from the coding sequence ATGAGTATGTTAAGTATAGAGAACCTTGTTGCCAATCATGGCTTACTCAACGCTGTAAAAGGCGTTTCGTTTTCCGTTGAAAAAGGAGATGTGCTGTCTATTGTCGGCTCTAACGGTGCAGGGAAAACGACGCTGTTTAGAGCGATTTCTGGGGTTCATCCCATTGTTTCTGGTTCCGTCCTATTGGATGGAGACGCTATTGATAATGTGAGCGCGAATCGTCGAGTTGAGAAGGGGCTTGTGATGGTGCCCGAAGGGCGGCGGCTGTTTTCGGATATGACGGTCAAAGAAAACCTCATGGTGGCTGCTGAACATGGTCGTAAAGGCGACTGGGTGTTAGATAAAGTCGTTGACGCACTGCCGGGACTTAAGTCGATCGTTAATAAACGCGCTGGTGGCCTCTCTGGTGGTCAGCGCCAAAGTGTTGCAATAGGACGAGCGTTAATGAGCAACCCTACGATTTTGCTGATAGATGAGGTTTCGCTTGGGCTGTCACCCATCGCCATTGGTGAATTATATGAGTCGCTGGATCATTTGAAACAAAAGCTCGATGTTACTTTTATTATAGTGGAGCAAGATTTGAACCGAGCCATTACGTTTTCTGATCATACGATTTGCATGTTAGAAGGAAGCATTGAGCTGGAAGGGAAGTCATCGACACTCGATAAAAAAGATATTTACGCCGCGTATTTCGGTGTTGAGGAGGGTGCGGATGCTTGA
- a CDS encoding ABC transporter ATP-binding protein: MRNTCLINAKGINKYFGAFQVLADVDLEVHKGEAVGIVGPNGAGKTTLFGVLAGALDPSSGDIQLGGNSILKHDSARRCRLGIARTHQIPRPFLGMSVFENVMVAANFGSGRKLTKTKIECLAIDALEKAGMTAIANRPATSLGLLDRKRLELARALATSPDILLLDEIGGGLTEAELQQLVSLILELKQDGITVVWIEHILHALLKVIDRLVCMDSGQVIAQGLPKEVMADKQVMQAYLGSEVAQ; encoded by the coding sequence ATGCGAAACACGTGTTTGATTAACGCGAAGGGAATCAATAAGTATTTCGGTGCGTTTCAAGTGCTGGCGGACGTCGATCTTGAAGTCCATAAAGGTGAGGCGGTTGGCATTGTTGGCCCAAATGGCGCGGGTAAAACAACGCTGTTTGGGGTATTGGCTGGGGCGTTAGATCCTTCGTCAGGTGATATTCAACTAGGAGGCAATTCAATACTAAAGCACGACTCGGCTCGCCGATGTCGGCTTGGTATTGCTCGTACCCATCAAATACCACGACCTTTTCTTGGAATGAGTGTATTTGAGAACGTGATGGTCGCAGCGAATTTTGGTAGTGGGCGTAAGTTGACTAAAACAAAAATAGAATGTCTTGCAATTGACGCGCTGGAAAAGGCTGGCATGACGGCGATTGCGAATCGTCCAGCGACATCTTTAGGGCTTTTAGATCGAAAGCGCCTAGAGTTGGCTAGGGCACTAGCAACGTCGCCTGACATATTATTGCTGGATGAAATTGGTGGTGGGTTAACCGAAGCGGAATTACAACAGTTAGTGTCACTGATCTTAGAGCTCAAACAGGATGGTATTACTGTTGTTTGGATAGAGCACATACTCCATGCCTTGTTAAAAGTGATTGACCGACTTGTGTGTATGGACTCTGGGCAAGTGATTGCGCAAGGGCTGCCCAAAGAGGTGATGGCTGATAAGCAAGTTATGCAGGCGTACCTCGGCTCGGAGGTGGCTCAATGA
- a CDS encoding ABC transporter substrate-binding protein, with protein MSDRDLPNRQMSDCNTSDKALKQSPLSRRKFLGGMGVALGSSVLPAGFTVFSSAARASSDPVIKIGFISPRSGPLSVFGEGDEFLVEQVMRQFSQGLTIDGVKYALDIIIGDTRSDSIGASLKAKELIDGDHIDFMLTSSTPETVNPVADACEAAGVPCLSTTAPWESFYFGRGGIPGQASPFKWTYHFCFGVMDFAQLYIDQWQKVDTNKRVGALLPNDADGNAIRGLLLPALEKEGFTVVDAGLYENGTSDFTQQINLFKKEKCEIFNTFPFPPDFPVFWRQAAQKGLAKKVKVAQLAKAGLFPAEIESMGKLGYGLHSGAYWHKDFPFTSLSTGLSCAEIADGFEKTMDKQWNQQVGANAALFDAAISALVQSNDPKNKVALATALSQLQADTAVGRVDFKNGPAPNCARAGLVGVQWMKSKQGPWPLELPIVSNANLPSVPLTGTMTRYKLGG; from the coding sequence ATGTCAGATAGAGACTTGCCCAATAGACAAATGTCAGATTGCAACACGTCAGATAAGGCGTTGAAGCAGTCACCTCTCTCCCGCCGTAAATTTTTAGGGGGTATGGGGGTTGCCTTAGGTAGCAGCGTATTGCCAGCTGGTTTTACGGTTTTTTCCTCTGCAGCACGTGCTAGCTCAGATCCAGTGATCAAAATTGGCTTTATCAGCCCGCGCTCTGGACCGCTTAGTGTATTTGGAGAGGGGGACGAGTTTTTAGTAGAGCAAGTAATGCGTCAATTTTCTCAGGGCTTAACGATTGACGGCGTGAAATACGCGTTAGACATTATTATAGGTGATACGCGTTCTGATTCCATTGGCGCTAGTTTAAAAGCTAAGGAACTGATCGATGGGGACCACATTGATTTTATGCTCACGTCGTCGACACCTGAAACTGTAAACCCAGTGGCTGATGCTTGTGAAGCCGCCGGTGTTCCTTGTCTTTCAACAACGGCACCGTGGGAGAGTTTCTATTTTGGCCGAGGAGGAATTCCAGGGCAGGCGTCTCCTTTTAAATGGACCTATCATTTCTGTTTCGGTGTGATGGATTTTGCACAGCTTTATATTGATCAGTGGCAGAAAGTGGATACGAATAAGCGAGTGGGAGCCTTATTGCCAAACGATGCGGACGGTAATGCCATCCGAGGGCTATTGTTGCCAGCCTTGGAAAAAGAAGGGTTTACTGTCGTAGATGCTGGATTGTATGAAAACGGCACAAGTGATTTTACTCAGCAAATTAATCTGTTTAAAAAAGAAAAATGTGAAATATTTAATACCTTTCCATTCCCCCCAGATTTTCCTGTCTTTTGGCGTCAAGCCGCCCAAAAAGGTCTTGCGAAAAAAGTGAAGGTAGCACAGCTCGCAAAAGCGGGTTTATTTCCGGCTGAGATTGAGTCAATGGGGAAACTGGGTTACGGCTTACATTCAGGTGCTTATTGGCATAAAGATTTTCCATTTACCTCTCTGTCTACAGGCCTTAGTTGTGCAGAAATAGCCGATGGCTTTGAGAAAACGATGGATAAGCAATGGAATCAGCAAGTCGGTGCCAATGCAGCACTCTTTGATGCTGCCATCAGTGCCTTAGTTCAATCTAATGATCCTAAAAATAAAGTCGCACTAGCGACGGCTTTGTCCCAGCTCCAAGCGGATACAGCGGTGGGCCGTGTTGACTTTAAAAATGGCCCTGCGCCGAACTGTGCCAGAGCGGGTTTGGTCGGGGTTCAGTGGATGAAATCCAAGCAAGGACCTTGGCCTCTTGAGTTGCCGATTGTATCAAATGCGAACCTTCCTTCTGTTCCGCTGACCGGTACGATGACGCGCTATAAGCTGGGAGGCTAA